A single window of Priestia filamentosa DNA harbors:
- a CDS encoding helix-turn-helix domain-containing protein: protein MEAVNEEVVYQNPLLYLKIWEIYNRTRDMRTLEEHRWHYHKEVELLAIIDGYLGIQSKDHYTVLGPGDVRIFGASQLHRTHQLYTDKLRYIVFQIDLQKHFDQSTMPYLYCFSELTQPLDVMNYIFEENEIVKNEFHTLITKIFTESQSKLNGYEIAISSMIKQIMLLLLRHDTRNLLSYTEKAALHRLQPVLSYIDDNLESKITVEEACSLLNLSYHYFIKYFKKTMGKSFIDYVNYKRIKKAERLLVTSDLSIENIGYDVGIPNMAQFYKLFRRYNNCSPKEFKERMRNEG from the coding sequence TTGGAAGCGGTTAATGAAGAAGTGGTCTATCAAAATCCGCTGCTTTATTTAAAAATATGGGAAATTTATAATCGAACAAGAGATATGAGGACTTTGGAAGAGCATCGCTGGCATTACCATAAAGAAGTCGAACTGCTCGCGATTATAGATGGCTATTTAGGCATTCAAAGTAAAGATCATTATACTGTGCTCGGTCCTGGGGATGTTAGAATTTTTGGAGCTTCGCAACTGCACCGCACTCACCAGCTTTATACGGATAAATTGCGCTATATTGTCTTTCAAATTGATCTACAGAAACACTTTGACCAAAGTACAATGCCTTATCTCTACTGCTTCTCTGAACTTACTCAGCCTTTAGATGTAATGAATTATATTTTTGAAGAAAATGAAATTGTAAAAAATGAGTTTCATACTTTAATAACAAAGATTTTCACAGAATCTCAGTCAAAGCTGAACGGTTATGAAATCGCTATCAGTTCAATGATTAAACAAATTATGCTCCTACTTCTTAGACATGATACACGCAATCTTTTAAGCTATACAGAAAAAGCTGCCTTACACCGCCTGCAGCCTGTGCTCTCCTATATAGATGACAACTTAGAAAGTAAGATTACTGTAGAAGAAGCATGTTCATTATTAAACTTAAGCTACCACTATTTCATTAAGTACTTTAAGAAAACAATGGGCAAATCATTTATTGATTATGTAAATTACAAGCGTATAAAAAAAGCTGAACGGTTACTCGTGACAAGTGATCTTAGCATTGAAAATATCGGCTATGACGTTGGTATCCCTAACATGGCTCAATTTTATAAATTGTTCAGAAGATACAATAACTGTTCACCGAAAGAATTTAAAGAGCGAATGAGAAATGAAGGATAA
- a CDS encoding class II aldolase/adducin family protein has product MNNTTYLKIPTFETAAEERRHRKERLVAAFRLFSKFGFDEGVAGHITVRDPEYTDHFWVNPYGKHFSQVRVSDLLLVNHKGEIVEGDQPLNGAAFAIHSEIHNARPDVVAAAHAHSVYGKTWSTLGRLLDPITQDACQFYNDHGLFDDFTGVVYAAEEGQRIAKALGHYKAVILRNHGLLTVGQSVDSAAWWFITMERSCQAQLMAEAAGKPILIDKKHATLTAEQTGTEYEGWLSFQPLWEKLQKEQPDFLD; this is encoded by the coding sequence ATGAATAATACAACTTATTTAAAGATCCCAACGTTTGAAACAGCAGCAGAAGAGCGCAGGCATCGCAAGGAACGGCTGGTTGCTGCTTTCCGTCTCTTTTCCAAATTCGGTTTTGATGAGGGGGTAGCAGGTCATATTACGGTACGAGATCCAGAATATACAGATCATTTTTGGGTCAATCCGTACGGGAAACATTTCAGCCAAGTTCGCGTATCTGACCTTTTGCTTGTCAACCATAAGGGAGAAATTGTAGAAGGCGATCAGCCTCTTAATGGCGCCGCCTTTGCTATTCATTCAGAAATCCATAATGCTCGACCGGATGTAGTAGCAGCGGCACATGCTCATTCGGTATACGGAAAAACATGGTCTACATTAGGTCGATTACTCGATCCGATTACCCAGGATGCTTGTCAATTTTATAATGACCATGGGTTATTCGATGATTTTACGGGTGTAGTTTATGCGGCTGAAGAGGGACAACGAATCGCAAAAGCTCTCGGTCATTATAAAGCGGTTATTTTGCGTAACCATGGATTATTAACAGTAGGACAATCCGTTGATTCCGCTGCTTGGTGGTTTATTACCATGGAACGTTCGTGCCAGGCCCAGTTAATGGCTGAAGCGGCTGGAAAACCAATTCTCATTGACAAAAAACACGCAACGTTAACCGCTGAACAGACGGGAACCGAATATGAAGGATGGCTAAGCTTTCAACCTCTTTGGGAGAAACTGCAAAAGGAACAGCCGGATTTCTTGGATTAA
- a CDS encoding Gfo/Idh/MocA family protein, with protein sequence MKIGIIGAGGIAVNRHIPAFKALGDKCTLWGLTDINSERATEVANEHNIPHVFIDHRDLLKEVDAVCICTPNKFHARYAIEALNSGVHVFCEKPMALSKKECEDMIVASEKSGKKLAIAYHYRFMKEAQGAKRMMSEVGTPLVARVRAMRRRKVPGWGVFTNRELQGGGSLIDYGCHLLDLALWLMGNPKHTAVNGSVYNELSRTPNGLNEWGTFDHNTFDVDDHVTAYLKFENGASLLLEASWAANIKSDEEHVSISGVDGGLNVFPFELYTSKNGMLLNSTSPWSEGEENYSLSQAKNFIEACKGEAELVVKPEEALQVSAIIDEIYQKSTVEGR encoded by the coding sequence TTGAAAATCGGTATAATTGGCGCAGGCGGAATTGCGGTTAACAGGCATATTCCGGCATTTAAAGCGCTAGGTGATAAATGTACCCTTTGGGGACTAACTGACATTAACAGTGAAAGAGCTACAGAAGTAGCGAACGAGCACAATATTCCTCATGTATTTATCGATCACAGGGATTTATTAAAAGAAGTTGATGCTGTTTGCATTTGTACCCCAAATAAGTTTCATGCTCGATATGCAATTGAAGCATTAAATAGCGGTGTTCACGTGTTTTGTGAAAAGCCAATGGCGCTCTCCAAAAAAGAGTGTGAGGACATGATTGTCGCATCGGAAAAGTCCGGGAAGAAGCTTGCGATTGCTTATCATTACCGCTTTATGAAAGAAGCACAGGGGGCCAAGCGGATGATGTCAGAAGTAGGAACTCCGCTTGTAGCTCGTGTGAGAGCAATGCGTCGTCGCAAAGTTCCAGGGTGGGGCGTATTTACGAACAGGGAGTTACAAGGCGGTGGAAGTTTAATAGATTATGGCTGCCATCTACTTGATTTAGCTCTTTGGCTTATGGGAAACCCAAAGCATACGGCTGTTAATGGAAGCGTATACAATGAACTTAGTAGAACACCAAACGGACTAAATGAGTGGGGGACATTTGATCATAACACCTTTGATGTTGATGATCATGTGACAGCTTATCTTAAGTTTGAGAACGGCGCTTCCCTGCTTTTGGAAGCATCATGGGCTGCCAATATTAAAAGTGATGAAGAACATGTTAGCATCTCAGGAGTTGATGGAGGATTAAATGTGTTTCCATTTGAACTCTATACCTCTAAAAATGGAATGTTACTAAACAGCACTTCTCCTTGGAGCGAAGGAGAAGAGAATTATAGTCTGAGTCAGGCTAAAAATTTCATTGAGGCATGTAAGGGAGAAGCAGAGCTCGTCGTGAAACCTGAAGAAGCCCTCCAAGTCTCAGCCATTATCGATGAAATCTACCAAAAAAGTACAGTGGAGGGAAGATAA
- a CDS encoding ThuA domain-containing protein has protein sequence MVRVTVWNENRHEQKNPVVKEIYPQGIHGTIAAFLEEEGFPTRKATLDQEEHGLTEEVLQETDVLVWWGHLAHDEVKDEIVAKVKERVLDGMGLIVLHSGHFSKIFKTLMGTSCDLKWREADDKERLWVVEPSHPITEGISEFIELEREEMYGEHFDIPAPDELIFTSWFEGGEVFRSGCTYKRGNGKVFYFRPGHETYPTYYNKEIQRVIKNAVQWAKPVDRKRPVYGNAKPLERIAVKK, from the coding sequence ATGGTAAGAGTTACAGTATGGAATGAAAATCGCCATGAACAGAAAAATCCAGTTGTAAAGGAAATCTATCCTCAAGGAATTCATGGCACAATTGCAGCGTTTTTAGAAGAAGAGGGATTCCCTACTCGAAAAGCCACATTAGATCAAGAGGAACACGGTCTTACAGAGGAAGTCTTACAGGAGACAGATGTTTTAGTATGGTGGGGCCATCTAGCACATGATGAAGTGAAAGACGAAATCGTTGCAAAAGTAAAAGAGCGTGTCCTAGATGGAATGGGCCTCATTGTTCTTCATTCAGGTCATTTCTCGAAAATCTTCAAAACATTAATGGGCACAAGCTGCGACTTAAAATGGCGTGAAGCGGATGATAAAGAGCGCTTATGGGTAGTAGAGCCTAGCCATCCAATTACAGAAGGAATCTCTGAATTTATTGAGCTCGAGCGTGAAGAAATGTACGGAGAACATTTCGATATCCCAGCACCAGATGAGCTTATTTTCACAAGCTGGTTTGAAGGTGGCGAAGTATTTAGAAGCGGATGTACATATAAACGTGGAAACGGAAAAGTATTTTACTTTAGACCAGGGCATGAAACATATCCAACTTACTACAATAAAGAAATTCAGCGTGTAATTAAAAATGCTGTTCAGTGGGCAAAGCCAGTTGACCGAAAAAGACCGGTGTACGGGAACGCAAAACCGCTTGAACGTATCGCAGTTAAAAAATAA
- a CDS encoding sodium:solute symporter — protein sequence MNLLDTVVMLMYFAVLIIAGFIGSIKAKSSEDFMLAGRNLGMFMYLGCLSAVILGGASTIGTAQLGYEHGISGIWFVAMIGLGIIALGTIFNKRISSIKVTTISELLGKKYNKETRYVSALIATIYTLMITVTQVIGIGSIISVLLDWNFILSMLVGGSIVLLYTILGGMWSVTLTDIIQFVVMTIGIFVFMLPISLSEAGGMGKLFSELPASHFNVLSIGIGDIFQYFLLFTLGMVVSQDIWQRIFTARSPSIARKGSVYAGLYSIIYAIAGSMIGMCAMVLLPNMGNTQNTFANFAIEVLPPGVLGFVLASVCSALMSTASGTLLASSTLITNDFIKVLYKNKSEKEIIFISRITTLCVGVVAITLAIWIQDVLVALDVAYAILSGAIFVPFVAALFLKNVKPKSGFYAIIVSTIVVMSGLMIEGLSSKNPIIYGMVSGIVVIVGFTLVTVNKKSYQQVNK from the coding sequence ATGAATTTATTGGATACAGTTGTTATGCTCATGTATTTTGCGGTTTTGATTATCGCTGGATTTATTGGCTCCATTAAGGCAAAATCTTCGGAAGACTTTATGCTTGCAGGAAGAAATTTAGGAATGTTTATGTATCTGGGATGTTTATCCGCAGTTATTCTTGGAGGAGCTTCGACCATCGGAACAGCTCAACTCGGGTATGAACACGGGATTTCAGGTATTTGGTTCGTAGCGATGATTGGTTTGGGTATTATTGCTCTGGGAACAATTTTCAACAAACGGATTTCCTCAATAAAAGTTACAACCATAAGTGAACTGCTAGGAAAAAAGTACAATAAAGAAACTAGATATGTCAGTGCCTTAATTGCTACCATTTACACCTTAATGATAACCGTAACTCAAGTGATTGGTATTGGCTCTATCATCAGTGTATTGTTGGATTGGAATTTTATTCTTTCTATGCTTGTCGGGGGCAGCATTGTTTTGCTTTATACCATCCTTGGAGGCATGTGGAGTGTCACATTGACGGACATTATTCAATTTGTTGTTATGACAATCGGAATATTCGTTTTTATGTTACCAATCAGCCTTTCGGAAGCTGGAGGGATGGGAAAGCTTTTTTCGGAACTTCCAGCCTCACATTTTAATGTATTATCTATCGGGATTGGAGATATCTTTCAATACTTCTTACTATTTACGCTAGGAATGGTAGTCTCTCAGGATATATGGCAACGTATCTTTACGGCTCGTTCTCCCTCCATTGCTAGGAAAGGATCGGTCTATGCCGGTCTTTACAGCATTATTTATGCAATTGCTGGAAGCATGATCGGAATGTGTGCAATGGTTTTATTACCAAACATGGGAAATACTCAAAATACCTTTGCGAATTTCGCTATCGAAGTACTTCCTCCAGGGGTATTAGGGTTCGTGCTTGCAAGTGTTTGTTCTGCTTTGATGTCAACTGCATCCGGAACCTTGCTTGCATCTTCAACTCTTATTACGAATGATTTTATTAAAGTTTTATATAAAAATAAATCAGAAAAGGAAATCATATTTATTTCCAGGATTACGACGTTATGCGTTGGTGTCGTAGCCATTACGCTTGCTATTTGGATCCAAGACGTATTAGTAGCACTAGATGTCGCCTACGCGATTCTATCAGGAGCGATTTTTGTACCCTTTGTAGCGGCGCTATTTTTGAAAAATGTCAAACCAAAATCAGGGTTTTACGCCATTATCGTCAGCACTATTGTCGTCATGTCAGGGCTAATGATAGAAGGTCTTTCATCTAAAAACCCGATTATATACGGTATGGTTAGCGGCATTGTCGTAATTGTTGGCTTTACATTGGTGACAGTGAATAAAAAATCTTATCAGCAAGTAAATAAATGA
- a CDS encoding SGNH/GDSL hydrolase family protein, which translates to MGSSKTNLLIFVLLLAFIGVMVAGQMKERNIAREARAGSSQEEIDKAMAALVEQDTEEKHPYKNEKVDFKGEEFTYSPLGSSLTAGYYASKEDKKFASVLSDYIQEEMNYKVSLEGQGAHEALLMHGLDAVPEINKQEPDLVSVEFGTSDCSAKNNIPLDTFQKQLDLLVDDLTGEGTSKPQVVLLTTWSAGERCQAFDEAIKTVGEEHDFPVVDLSEVWRDSSNVGRKGVQTYNGVSDNLYPNDQGMKVIAGKIFEEVEGSLKERGLKVTES; encoded by the coding sequence GTGGGGAGCTCAAAAACAAACCTGTTGATTTTTGTTCTTTTACTAGCTTTTATTGGTGTAATGGTGGCAGGGCAAATGAAAGAGAGAAACATTGCAAGAGAAGCAAGAGCAGGAAGTAGTCAAGAAGAGATTGACAAGGCAATGGCAGCACTTGTTGAGCAAGATACAGAAGAAAAACATCCTTACAAAAATGAGAAAGTGGATTTTAAAGGAGAAGAATTTACATACTCACCGCTTGGTTCTAGCTTAACAGCAGGCTACTATGCTTCAAAAGAAGACAAAAAGTTTGCAAGTGTGTTAAGTGATTATATCCAAGAAGAGATGAACTATAAAGTATCATTAGAAGGACAGGGAGCACATGAAGCATTGCTAATGCACGGTCTTGATGCTGTTCCAGAGATTAATAAGCAAGAGCCTGATCTTGTTTCAGTTGAATTTGGGACAAGCGACTGCAGTGCAAAAAACAATATCCCCCTTGACACGTTTCAAAAGCAGCTAGACCTTCTTGTTGATGACTTAACAGGAGAAGGAACTTCAAAACCTCAAGTTGTACTCCTGACAACATGGAGTGCTGGAGAGCGCTGCCAAGCTTTTGATGAGGCCATCAAAACAGTTGGAGAAGAGCACGATTTTCCTGTTGTTGATCTTTCTGAAGTTTGGAGAGACAGTTCAAATGTAGGAAGAAAAGGCGTCCAAACGTATAACGGCGTTAGTGATAACCTTTATCCAAATGATCAAGGAATGAAAGTAATTGCGGGCAAGATTTTTGAAGAGGTTGAAGGATCGTTGAAAGAGAGAGGTTTAAAGGTAACTGAAAGTTAA
- a CDS encoding Gfo/Idh/MocA family protein, which translates to MEKIRVGVIGCGSIAQHRHLPEYGMNKNVEIVALCDKNEERVHRVAEEYGAKPYTDYRELIESGTVDAVSVCTPNYLHAEISIYALNQGLHVLCEKPLATSREEAEAMIEAEKRSGKKLMIGHNQRLVSSHQKARELIKNGEIGRIFSFRTTFGHGGPAQWSVEGKESWFFKKDEAIIGAMGDLGVHKTDLLRYLLDEEFAEVGAFVEDHAKDYGDTDDNAVCVLKTKSGIIGTLAASWAYMGKEDNSTIIYGEKAILRLEEDPTYSLIVQYVNGETVNYQLGKIQTNEDGGQRSTGVIDAFIHCIVEDESSPVSGEEGLKSLSVVLAALESSRTKRITEI; encoded by the coding sequence ATGGAGAAAATAAGAGTAGGCGTTATCGGATGTGGAAGCATTGCTCAGCATCGTCATTTACCTGAATATGGGATGAACAAAAATGTAGAGATTGTAGCCCTTTGTGACAAAAATGAAGAACGTGTTCATAGAGTGGCAGAAGAATATGGAGCAAAACCATATACGGATTACAGGGAGCTTATCGAAAGCGGCACTGTTGATGCTGTAAGCGTTTGTACACCAAACTATTTACACGCGGAAATCTCGATATATGCTTTAAATCAAGGTCTTCATGTGTTATGCGAAAAACCGCTGGCTACTTCTAGAGAAGAAGCGGAAGCGATGATCGAAGCAGAGAAGAGAAGCGGTAAGAAACTGATGATTGGTCATAATCAGCGCTTGGTTTCTTCACATCAAAAAGCGCGCGAGCTTATTAAAAACGGTGAGATTGGGCGCATTTTTAGCTTTCGAACAACGTTTGGACATGGTGGCCCAGCTCAGTGGAGTGTAGAAGGGAAAGAAAGCTGGTTCTTTAAAAAAGACGAAGCGATCATTGGCGCAATGGGCGATCTTGGCGTTCACAAAACAGATTTACTTCGCTATCTTCTAGATGAAGAATTCGCAGAAGTTGGGGCCTTTGTTGAAGACCATGCAAAAGACTATGGAGATACAGATGATAATGCTGTATGCGTATTAAAAACAAAGAGCGGGATTATTGGTACGCTCGCTGCAAGCTGGGCTTACATGGGGAAAGAAGACAACTCAACAATTATTTACGGTGAAAAAGCGATTCTACGTCTAGAAGAAGATCCAACGTACTCCCTCATTGTTCAATATGTAAATGGAGAAACGGTCAATTACCAGTTAGGAAAAATCCAGACAAATGAGGATGGCGGCCAACGCAGTACTGGCGTTATTGATGCCTTTATTCATTGTATTGTAGAAGACGAATCATCCCCAGTCTCAGGAGAAGAAGGATTAAAGTCACTTTCTGTTGTTCTCGCTGCCCTAGAATCAAGTAGAACAAAGAGAATCACAGAGATATAA
- the speB gene encoding agmatinase, with translation MYKPKDSSKSPRFCGTRTFMRLEPIRTTEDVDFIVAGVPFDTAASNRTGQRLGPQHIRNFSVLLRPYNPDQDINIFDYCSGVDYGDIDVIPGNIHRTYENIEAELDTILEKRITPILMGGDHSISLGHLRAFAKKYGPVALVHFDSHGDTWDNYYGEKYMHGTPFRRAVEEGLLDVAHSIQVGMRGPLYGPEDIEDAKDLGFEVITMKEVRKIGFDNVMKRIHERVGDKPVFVSYDIDFLDPAYAPGTGTPEVGGPTSYEGLEFVRGLDGLNLVGFDLVEVLPSYDSGEITAVAASSIIYEMITLIALKKRNENLQQSGISPYSTGQLSRSNDR, from the coding sequence ATGTATAAACCTAAAGATTCATCTAAATCACCGCGTTTTTGCGGCACACGTACATTTATGAGATTAGAACCAATAAGAACAACTGAAGATGTTGATTTTATTGTTGCAGGAGTACCATTCGATACCGCAGCCTCTAATAGGACTGGTCAGCGTCTTGGCCCGCAGCATATCCGGAATTTTTCAGTATTGCTACGCCCGTACAATCCTGATCAGGATATCAATATCTTCGATTATTGTTCGGGAGTCGACTACGGTGATATTGATGTCATTCCTGGCAACATTCATAGAACCTATGAAAATATTGAAGCAGAACTAGACACCATTCTTGAAAAAAGAATTACGCCAATTTTAATGGGCGGCGATCATTCCATATCGCTCGGTCATTTGAGAGCATTTGCTAAAAAGTATGGCCCTGTTGCCCTTGTTCACTTTGATTCTCATGGTGATACGTGGGACAACTATTATGGGGAAAAATATATGCACGGAACGCCGTTTCGCAGAGCTGTTGAAGAAGGACTGCTTGATGTAGCTCACTCGATCCAGGTAGGGATGCGGGGACCGCTTTATGGACCAGAAGACATTGAAGACGCAAAAGATCTTGGATTTGAAGTGATTACGATGAAAGAAGTAAGGAAAATTGGTTTCGACAATGTGATGAAGCGAATTCACGAAAGGGTAGGGGACAAACCGGTGTTTGTCTCATACGATATTGATTTTCTCGATCCTGCTTATGCGCCGGGGACGGGGACACCGGAAGTTGGGGGTCCTACTAGTTATGAAGGATTAGAGTTTGTAAGAGGGTTAGATGGCCTTAACTTGGTTGGTTTTGATTTAGTCGAAGTTCTACCTTCTTACGACAGCGGCGAAATTACTGCTGTTGCCGCATCTTCAATTATTTATGAAATGATTACGTTGATTGCTTTAAAGAAAAGAAACGAGAACTTACAGCAGAGCGGAATATCGCCGTATTCCACTGGTCAACTATCCCGTTCCAACGACCGGTAA
- a CDS encoding sugar phosphate isomerase/epimerase family protein: MKLGVFTVLFAHLSFEEMLDKVKEAGLHAVEIGTGNYPGNHHCPLDELLEDEAKRKDYLQKVSERNLIISAFSCHGNPISPEKGFARESDETLRKTIKLASLLDVPVVNCFSGTAGDHEEAKYPNWPVTPWPNEYGDVLKWQWENKLIPYWKEIGAYAEEHGVKIGLELHGGFLVHTPYTLLKLRAETNNAIGANLDPSHLWWQGIDPVGAIKILAKENAIHHFHAKDTYLDRDNINMYGLTDMQPYGEVQTRAWTFRSVGCGHDVKEWSDMMSALRTYGYDYVVSIEHEDPIMSIEEGFRRAVTNLQSVLIEETPSEMWWA; the protein is encoded by the coding sequence ATGAAGCTTGGTGTATTTACCGTACTGTTTGCTCATCTCTCATTCGAAGAGATGCTAGATAAAGTAAAAGAAGCAGGTCTTCACGCCGTTGAGATTGGAACAGGAAATTATCCGGGAAATCATCATTGTCCATTAGATGAACTGCTCGAAGATGAAGCGAAAAGAAAGGATTACCTCCAGAAAGTAAGCGAGCGTAATCTAATCATTAGTGCGTTCAGCTGTCATGGCAATCCGATTTCACCAGAGAAGGGATTTGCCAGGGAGTCTGACGAGACGCTTCGTAAAACTATTAAACTAGCATCATTACTAGATGTTCCAGTTGTGAACTGCTTTTCGGGAACAGCGGGCGATCATGAAGAAGCCAAATATCCGAACTGGCCTGTGACACCTTGGCCAAATGAATATGGAGACGTCTTAAAATGGCAATGGGAAAATAAATTGATTCCATATTGGAAAGAAATTGGTGCATATGCAGAAGAACACGGAGTGAAAATTGGCTTAGAGCTTCACGGTGGCTTTTTAGTTCATACTCCATATACACTGTTAAAGTTACGTGCGGAAACGAACAATGCAATTGGAGCTAACTTGGATCCGAGTCATCTATGGTGGCAAGGAATTGATCCTGTAGGTGCGATTAAAATTTTAGCTAAAGAAAATGCGATTCACCATTTTCATGCTAAAGATACTTACCTTGATAGAGACAACATTAATATGTATGGCTTAACAGACATGCAGCCATATGGTGAAGTTCAAACACGTGCTTGGACATTCAGATCTGTGGGATGCGGGCATGATGTGAAAGAATGGTCAGATATGATGAGTGCCTTACGCACGTATGGATATGACTATGTTGTGAGCATTGAGCATGAAGATCCGATTATGTCTATTGAAGAAGGATTCCGGCGAGCTGTTACGAACTTACAAAGCGTTTTAATTGAAGAAACACCTTCTGAAATGTGGTGGGCATAG
- a CDS encoding glycoside hydrolase family 25 protein has protein sequence MNTKKRKRFVSLLLFIIIATLLLVFLWYQGIFIPNARGARDYPVRGVDVSAYQGEINWKTLAKQDVDFAFIKSTEGSSHVDQYFETNWKDAKRTTLRTGAYHFFSFDSPGITQARNFIKTVPREKGSLPPVIDVEFYGDKKKNPPDRREVEKELRTMVKKLQEHYKQPVILYTTREAYDLYIKDSFEQCDIWIRDVFTKPSLSDKRTWTFWQYTDREKLEGYDGEEKFIDVNVFRGSEKEFEKY, from the coding sequence ATAAACACAAAAAAACGAAAACGATTCGTTTCCCTCCTCCTTTTTATCATTATTGCAACACTACTGCTCGTTTTTTTATGGTATCAAGGAATCTTCATTCCTAACGCTCGTGGCGCAAGGGATTATCCTGTGAGGGGCGTTGATGTTTCTGCTTATCAAGGAGAAATCAACTGGAAGACATTAGCGAAGCAAGACGTGGACTTCGCTTTTATTAAATCAACTGAGGGCAGCAGTCATGTTGATCAATATTTTGAAACCAATTGGAAAGACGCGAAACGGACGACCTTACGAACTGGTGCCTACCACTTCTTCAGCTTTGACAGTCCTGGTATAACGCAAGCTCGAAACTTTATTAAGACAGTGCCTCGTGAGAAAGGGTCCTTGCCTCCTGTTATTGATGTTGAATTTTATGGGGATAAAAAAAAGAACCCTCCAGATCGCAGGGAAGTCGAGAAAGAACTTCGAACAATGGTAAAAAAACTCCAAGAACATTATAAACAGCCTGTTATTCTTTACACAACAAGGGAGGCTTATGATTTGTATATTAAGGATAGTTTCGAACAGTGTGATATATGGATAAGAGACGTTTTTACAAAACCTTCGTTATCTGATAAGAGAACCTGGACGTTTTGGCAATATACAGATCGAGAGAAGTTAGAGGGATATGATGGGGAAGAAAAGTTTATTGATGTTAATGTCTTCCGCGGGAGTGAAAAAGAGTTTGAGAAATACTGA
- a CDS encoding ABC transporter substrate-binding protein yields MKRVLVGMSALMCTFLLTGCGSSGAKEDDVVHLEFFSNKSESIGTYEGMIEKFEKEHPDIDVSLYAPPEAETVLRTRLVKNDLPDVVSLGGNALYSELAQAGILTNYENSSLLNGIQPAYIDMLEELEGSETKGIHGIPYAANANAVIYNKDKMKELNGKVPETWDEFIALLEKAQDAGEIPIYFTLKDAWTGLIPWNAVGGNLQPDSFAEKKSNGEASFESDYEETAQKTKQLLNYGHKHMYGMAYNEGNNAFANGEGLFYLQGNWAIPELLKVNPEANLGVFPLPVSNNPEENELVSGVDVLLSTLKDSKHPKEAEMFLEFMTEEAQSEQYMEEQFAFSVIEGLYPSDPKLAGFRENFEKGKITSFPDHYYPVGMGAENLIQEFYYRKNVDAFLRKMDNEWDKIERRR; encoded by the coding sequence ATGAAGCGAGTTCTAGTAGGAATGTCAGCCTTAATGTGCACCTTTCTTTTAACAGGGTGCGGCAGTAGCGGAGCGAAGGAAGACGATGTCGTACACTTGGAGTTCTTTTCAAACAAATCGGAAAGCATTGGTACATATGAAGGAATGATTGAGAAATTTGAAAAGGAACATCCTGATATTGATGTCTCTCTTTATGCTCCACCAGAGGCTGAGACTGTGTTGAGAACGCGTCTTGTTAAAAATGATCTGCCAGACGTTGTCTCTCTAGGTGGGAATGCTCTGTATAGTGAATTAGCTCAAGCTGGTATTCTGACAAACTATGAAAATAGCTCTTTACTAAACGGAATTCAGCCGGCTTACATTGATATGCTAGAAGAGTTGGAAGGATCAGAAACAAAAGGAATTCATGGCATTCCATATGCGGCAAACGCAAATGCGGTTATTTATAACAAGGATAAAATGAAAGAGTTAAATGGGAAAGTACCCGAAACATGGGATGAATTTATCGCCCTGTTAGAAAAAGCGCAAGACGCGGGAGAAATCCCAATTTACTTCACATTAAAAGACGCGTGGACAGGGTTAATTCCATGGAATGCCGTTGGCGGAAACTTGCAGCCTGATTCTTTTGCAGAGAAAAAATCTAACGGAGAAGCAAGTTTTGAAAGCGATTACGAAGAAACAGCCCAGAAGACAAAGCAACTCTTAAACTATGGCCATAAGCATATGTATGGAATGGCTTATAACGAGGGAAATAATGCTTTTGCAAATGGTGAAGGTCTCTTTTATCTGCAAGGAAACTGGGCGATTCCGGAGTTACTTAAAGTAAATCCCGAAGCAAATCTAGGCGTGTTCCCTCTTCCTGTAAGCAACAACCCGGAAGAAAACGAACTTGTTTCAGGTGTTGATGTTCTTCTTTCAACGTTAAAAGACTCAAAGCACCCGAAGGAAGCGGAGATGTTCCTTGAATTTATGACAGAAGAAGCTCAATCGGAACAATACATGGAAGAACAATTTGCTTTTTCAGTAATCGAAGGACTATATCCGAGTGATCCTAAGCTAGCGGGTTTTCGAGAGAACTTCGAAAAGGGAAAGATTACAAGCTTCCCAGATCACTATTATCCAGTTGGCATGGGCGCTGAGAATTTAATTCAGGAGTTTTATTACCGCAAAAATGTCGACGCTTTTCTAAGGAAAATGGACAATGAGTGGGACAAAATTGAACGTAGACGATAA